CCAACTCCAGCGGCTGCATCGCGAACTGGACACGACGGTGATCTACGTCACCCACGACCAGGCCCAGGCGATGACGATGTCCGACCGCATTGCGGTCATCGACAACGGCCACTTACAGCAGGTCGATCCACCGCTGACCTGTTACAACGCGCCGGACAACCTGTTCGTCGCCAGCTTCATCGGGTCACCCTCGATGAATTTCTTCCACGGCTCGGTGACCGACGACGGGTTCGATTCAGAGTTCATCGACCTCGGGTTCGACCCGGAAGAGGTCGGAGCGACACCCGGGAAAGATGCGACGCTCGGGATCCGGCCCGAAGACGTGTATCTGAAGCGTGATAGCGAAGAGGCGACCGTCCCTTCGGACACGATCAAGGCACACATAGACGTTCTCGAGCCGATGGGTGACGAAGTGTTCACCTATCTGCTGCTGGAGGAGGACGTCGAAACTAGCGCCGAAGGCCGCGGTGAAGGCCAGTTGCTACTCAGCCTCGATCCGCAGACCGACGTCGAAGAAGGTCAGGACGTTGAGGTCGTCTTCGATCGTCACGAGGCCCACCTCTTCGACTCGGCGTCCGAAGAGGCGATCGCCCACAGTCTCGCCTGATCGCCGGACCGATTTTCCGGTGCGGTCGGCCAACGTGGCCGATTCGGAGCGGGCTACAGCAGCTGTCTCCGCTCCCGCCTTCCGCACGAACGCCCGAGCGGAGCGAGCGATCGGTATCTGCCTGCTGTCACTGCAGTCTCGGGAGAGGTGCGCCCCGCCTGTCGTCGCTTGCGGGCCGTCGGACCGCCACATTCCGATATCAAACCGAGCGTGATCGACACGTGAACGAATCAGAACTCGAAGCCAGCCTCGAGACCGCGGGATTCGCCCCATATCAGGCCAGCGCGTACGTCGCGCTGCTGGAACTGGGAGCAGCGACAGTGCCGGAAATCGCGGAAAAAAGCGGTGTCCCCGACTCCCGGATATACGACGTGTTGCGCTCGCTCGAGTCAGAGGGATACGTCGAGGTATACGAACAGGAGTCGCTGCAGGCACGGGTGTACGACCACGAGCGGCTGCAAGAACAACTCCGGGAGCGAGCCGAACTGTTCTCCGACGCACGCGAAGAGATCGAGCGACGC
This window of the Halapricum desulfuricans genome carries:
- a CDS encoding ABC transporter ATP-binding protein, with the translated sequence MASVTLDSITKAYGDEIAVEDMNLEVRDGEFLTLVGPSGCGKSTTMETIAGLTQPTEGTVYIGDRDVTNLPPKNRGVAMVFQNIALFPHMDVYDNISFGLRLRKYDQDEIEKRVDRAAEIVQLEGMLDRMPEEMSGGQRQRVAIARAIVRQPDVFLMDEPLANLDAELRIHMRTQLQRLHRELDTTVIYVTHDQAQAMTMSDRIAVIDNGHLQQVDPPLTCYNAPDNLFVASFIGSPSMNFFHGSVTDDGFDSEFIDLGFDPEEVGATPGKDATLGIRPEDVYLKRDSEEATVPSDTIKAHIDVLEPMGDEVFTYLLLEEDVETSAEGRGEGQLLLSLDPQTDVEEGQDVEVVFDRHEAHLFDSASEEAIAHSLA